One window of the Pseudofrankia sp. DC12 genome contains the following:
- a CDS encoding toll/interleukin-1 receptor domain-containing protein — MVGSGGSPAAWDFFVSYTQADRRWAEWVAWQLEDAGYHILIQSWDFVAGTRWYFRINEAVQRAERTIAILSGAYLESIYGQEEWQAALLADPGGFRRKLLPIRIENCPRPGMLGQVVSIDLFDRSESEARRYLVDQVRGTITGRIKPAAAPDFPVPPRSAPPVDEPVFPAAGPATSFPAKLLDVLTSYQSDEAAHRATTSGPPSTPSAAANEIGLPSIAKEDRSQPPAVTLASTQSSGSYSIDDIDELAGARQPTTRVKNISGNQPDASNYHGNSRHADDAIRLLDRPLKFRWPDDHEPATPMNRFRVSVVALAWNKHTNIRLRTIITMTVAVLAIAAAVTATILTTRIHAAMPPAPAEQALARPGDWEHSSGASTDTHPSSQPNSNSAPGPST; from the coding sequence GTGGTGGGCTCGGGGGGATCGCCGGCAGCATGGGACTTCTTCGTTTCCTATACGCAAGCTGACCGCCGCTGGGCCGAGTGGGTGGCCTGGCAGTTGGAAGACGCCGGCTACCACATCCTGATCCAATCCTGGGACTTCGTCGCGGGGACGCGGTGGTATTTTCGCATAAACGAGGCGGTTCAACGGGCGGAGAGAACCATTGCGATCCTCTCCGGAGCCTACTTGGAGTCAATCTATGGCCAGGAGGAGTGGCAGGCAGCCCTTTTGGCTGATCCCGGAGGCTTCCGCCGTAAGCTCCTGCCGATCCGTATCGAGAACTGTCCCCGACCAGGCATGCTCGGGCAAGTTGTATCAATTGATCTGTTCGACCGGTCAGAGAGTGAGGCCCGGCGGTATCTCGTCGACCAGGTGCGCGGCACCATCACCGGGCGTATCAAGCCTGCAGCGGCCCCCGACTTCCCAGTGCCACCACGCAGCGCACCTCCTGTCGACGAACCTGTCTTTCCGGCGGCGGGCCCAGCCACATCCTTTCCCGCGAAGCTTCTCGACGTATTAACGTCCTATCAGTCGGACGAGGCCGCCCACAGAGCCACCACGTCAGGGCCGCCATCGACGCCCAGCGCGGCGGCGAACGAAATCGGATTGCCCAGCATCGCCAAGGAAGATCGATCTCAGCCCCCTGCAGTGACCTTGGCGTCAACGCAAAGCAGCGGATCATATTCCATTGACGATATCGACGAGTTGGCGGGTGCTCGACAACCCACCACGCGTGTCAAAAATATATCGGGGAACCAACCCGACGCGAGCAACTATCACGGGAATAGCCGACACGCAGACGACGCAATTCGCCTGCTAGACCGCCCGTTGAAGTTTCGTTGGCCGGACGACCACGAGCCCGCTACGCCAATGAACAGATTCCGAGTCTCGGTGGTCGCGCTGGCGTGGAACAAGCATACAAATATCCGTCTGCGCACGATAATCACAATGACTGTAGCCGTTCTGGCGATCGCCGCCGCCGTCACGGCCACAATTCTTACCACGAGAATCCACGCCGCGATGCCCCCGGCACCTGCTGAGCAAGCTCTCGCTCGACCAGGAGATTGGGAGCACTCATCGGGGGCCTCTACCGATACACATCCCTCGTCCCAGCCAAACTCGAACAGCGCGCCTGGACCTTCGACCTGA
- a CDS encoding NUDIX domain-containing protein, protein MNDRDAVPLAADDDGNLLVAFDEVGEDTDLRDAALTASLVALWSDDGRLLLVFDRRRQCWELPGGMIEVGETPRQAAVRELREESGYQVDDLLFAGFARFALGPERRVEYAAVYASRATAGTAFLPNDEIAAITWWDGTTPLAGVVQPLDVRLGRLARVALQRSVLGRLFNEIPDLYDRVRPGYPHELFADLATITGLDEGSRVLEVGCGTGQAIAGLAALGCQVTAVEPGEGMAALARHRLAAVTNVEVETSTFERWEDRGRRFDVLVAASSWHWVDPSTGWRRAYQVIRPGGWMALLANIVVRRPGEPEVYAETADLHERFSPGNPDWGHPPSEDDSHATTKGWGLVHDPGVLFGPTDRALVSHRAVVRWHWLRRSPPHELDLPKARPRRP, encoded by the coding sequence GTGAACGATCGCGATGCGGTCCCCCTTGCTGCCGACGATGACGGGAACCTTCTGGTCGCGTTCGACGAGGTCGGTGAGGACACCGACCTGCGGGACGCTGCACTGACCGCGTCTTTGGTCGCGCTCTGGAGCGACGACGGTCGCCTGCTGCTGGTGTTCGACCGCCGTCGGCAGTGCTGGGAGTTGCCCGGTGGGATGATCGAGGTCGGTGAGACGCCGCGGCAGGCGGCGGTGCGGGAGCTGCGCGAGGAATCCGGCTACCAGGTAGACGACCTGCTGTTCGCCGGTTTCGCGCGGTTCGCTCTGGGCCCCGAACGGCGCGTCGAGTACGCGGCCGTCTACGCCAGCCGCGCGACGGCGGGTACCGCTTTCCTCCCCAACGACGAGATAGCCGCGATCACCTGGTGGGACGGCACCACCCCGCTCGCGGGCGTGGTACAGCCCCTGGACGTGCGCCTGGGACGGCTCGCACGAGTCGCCCTCCAACGAAGCGTCCTCGGCCGACTGTTCAACGAAATTCCGGATCTCTACGACCGTGTCCGACCGGGGTATCCCCACGAACTGTTCGCAGACCTCGCCACGATCACCGGTTTGGACGAGGGGTCGCGGGTGCTGGAGGTGGGCTGTGGCACCGGCCAGGCGATAGCGGGGCTGGCGGCCCTGGGATGCCAGGTGACCGCCGTCGAACCCGGCGAGGGCATGGCCGCGCTCGCCCGCCACAGGCTCGCCGCCGTCACCAACGTCGAGGTCGAGACGTCGACGTTCGAGAGGTGGGAGGACCGCGGTCGGCGCTTTGATGTCCTCGTGGCCGCGTCGTCCTGGCACTGGGTCGACCCGTCGACCGGCTGGCGACGCGCTTACCAGGTCATTCGTCCCGGCGGGTGGATGGCCCTGCTCGCCAACATCGTCGTCCGGCGCCCCGGCGAGCCGGAGGTGTACGCCGAGACCGCCGACCTCCACGAACGGTTCTCCCCAGGAAACCCCGACTGGGGGCATCCGCCGAGCGAGGACGACTCGCACGCCACCACCAAGGGCTGGGGCCTGGTCCACGACCCCGGCGTCTTGTTCGGCCCGACGGATCGTGCGCTGGTATCCCACCGTGCAGTGGTTCGATGGCACTGGCTTCGCCGATCTCCTCCGCACGAACTCGATCTACCGAAAGCTCGACCACGACGTCCGTGA
- a CDS encoding tyrosine-type recombinase/integrase, translating to MAYARKRIGKDGKPRYTGCYLDLQGRERSAGTFGEKRRAERAAQEAEFRQREGRVGDPKRGKQRFREYVVGTWFPHHVVEAKTRETYRYNLHAHILPWFGTTRMSEIMPGDVREWVTDQVNRGMSPQTIDKNMTILSAIFTTALNDQITFLHPCKGVKIPVAPKKPLRIITSEQFDAIYQNVKVVSLQLLVELDIESGMRWGEITELRPRDLDFANSIVTVSRAVVEVTPEDHPAGGRFLVKEYPKNKKFRRFKISRQLTAKIQVYVEANGIDTEDLLFPMPEPRPPAQVEPDKPQDLGLTEPNDKGRQYRHGTITAYSMAPCHCQHCKRAYAAYRAARRAEGKDSPRHRRVRDTDGHIPGDWFRRQVWHPAVAASGIGSGIGVHHLRHAHASWLLAGGADLQIVKERLGHGSIATTQRYLHTLPTADETALAAFERIRGRQAG from the coding sequence GTGGCCTACGCGAGGAAGCGCATCGGCAAGGACGGCAAGCCGCGCTACACGGGTTGCTATCTCGACCTACAAGGTCGGGAACGCTCAGCCGGAACCTTCGGCGAGAAGCGGCGGGCCGAGCGGGCGGCACAGGAAGCGGAGTTCCGGCAGCGTGAAGGCAGGGTTGGCGACCCGAAGCGCGGCAAACAGCGCTTCCGGGAGTACGTCGTCGGGACGTGGTTCCCCCATCACGTGGTGGAGGCGAAGACCCGCGAGACCTACCGTTACAATCTCCACGCTCACATCCTCCCCTGGTTCGGAACGACGCGGATGTCCGAGATCATGCCGGGCGACGTCCGCGAATGGGTGACAGATCAGGTCAACCGCGGAATGAGCCCGCAGACGATCGACAAGAATATGACCATCCTGAGTGCCATCTTCACGACAGCACTCAACGACCAGATCACCTTTCTCCATCCCTGCAAGGGCGTCAAGATCCCTGTGGCACCGAAAAAGCCTTTGAGGATCATCACCTCGGAGCAGTTCGATGCGATCTACCAGAACGTGAAAGTAGTCTCCCTTCAACTACTCGTTGAGCTCGACATAGAGAGCGGCATGCGCTGGGGCGAGATCACGGAACTGCGCCCCCGAGACCTGGACTTCGCTAACAGTATTGTCACCGTCAGCCGGGCGGTCGTCGAAGTGACCCCCGAGGACCATCCCGCCGGCGGACGTTTCCTCGTCAAGGAGTATCCCAAGAACAAGAAGTTTCGGCGGTTCAAAATCAGCCGACAGCTGACCGCCAAGATTCAAGTATACGTCGAGGCGAATGGGATCGACACCGAAGACCTTCTCTTCCCTATGCCCGAACCGCGGCCACCGGCGCAGGTCGAGCCAGACAAGCCGCAGGACCTTGGCCTGACTGAACCGAACGACAAAGGTCGCCAATACCGGCATGGCACCATCACGGCCTACTCCATGGCCCCGTGTCACTGCCAACATTGCAAGCGGGCCTACGCGGCCTACCGAGCGGCCCGCCGAGCCGAAGGCAAGGACAGCCCTCGCCACCGTCGAGTCCGTGACACCGATGGGCACATCCCCGGCGACTGGTTCCGCAGGCAGGTCTGGCACCCAGCCGTCGCTGCCAGTGGAATCGGCTCAGGCATAGGTGTGCACCACCTCCGTCACGCTCACGCCTCTTGGCTCCTCGCAGGCGGCGCCGATCTCCAGATCGTCAAGGAACGCCTCGGCCACGGTTCGATCGCGACGACCCAGCGCTACCTCCACACCCTCCCCACCGCCGATGAAACCGCCCTCGCAGCCTTCGAACGCATCCGCGGCCGGCAAGCTGGATAG
- a CDS encoding PfkB family carbohydrate kinase, which yields MRGSAVVAGVVNVQQTIPVDDFPVPYAPVHYRAHQLRLEASGVGLNVARALRTLGSPVVLATLVGTDPAGAVVRAELDRLDLLGDAVIETAHTPTSGVLVDKAGARQVHTDLKDLPDAVYPPERFTQLLDGARLAVLSTIGFARPLLACAKAAGMPIAVDVQTITGVDDAYSQPWLRAADILFCSAERLDSDPSVFAGAVFDQFPAQIIVVGLGSAGALLAVRGHPSRRLPAVAPYGVVDTTGAGDALFAGFLHSWLEGHDPDLAAERAVVVAGCAVGTPGAALHVTDAQVTDLLAGR from the coding sequence GTGAGGGGATCGGCGGTTGTCGCGGGAGTCGTGAACGTGCAGCAGACGATTCCGGTCGACGATTTTCCGGTGCCCTATGCGCCGGTGCATTACCGCGCTCATCAGCTGCGGCTTGAGGCCTCGGGGGTCGGCCTGAATGTTGCCCGGGCGCTGCGTACGCTCGGCTCGCCAGTCGTGCTGGCGACGCTGGTTGGCACCGACCCGGCAGGCGCCGTCGTCCGCGCCGAGTTGGACCGCCTCGATCTGCTCGGAGACGCCGTGATCGAGACCGCGCACACCCCGACCTCGGGTGTCCTGGTCGACAAGGCTGGCGCCCGCCAGGTCCACACCGACCTGAAGGATCTTCCGGACGCTGTCTACCCGCCGGAACGGTTCACCCAACTCCTGGACGGCGCCCGCCTCGCGGTGCTGTCCACCATCGGCTTCGCGCGTCCGCTGCTCGCCTGCGCGAAGGCCGCGGGCATGCCGATAGCGGTCGACGTCCAGACAATCACCGGCGTGGACGACGCCTACAGCCAGCCGTGGCTGAGGGCCGCGGACATCCTGTTCTGCTCCGCCGAGCGGCTCGACAGCGACCCCTCCGTCTTCGCAGGAGCCGTCTTCGACCAGTTTCCTGCCCAGATCATCGTCGTCGGGCTCGGCTCCGCGGGTGCTCTGCTGGCCGTTCGCGGCCACCCCAGCCGGCGGCTGCCCGCGGTCGCGCCCTATGGCGTCGTTGATACGACAGGCGCGGGCGACGCACTGTTCGCGGGTTTCCTGCACTCCTGGCTTGAAGGACACGACCCGGACCTGGCGGCCGAACGCGCCGTCGTCGTCGCCGGCTGCGCGGTCGGAACCCCCGGCGCCGCCCTGCACGTCACGGACGCCCAGGTCACCGACCTGCTCGCCGGCCGCTAA
- a CDS encoding TraG/TraD/VirD4 family protein: protein MAGPSQPASALSVEGLVLAGAVATGASAVAVWVGAQLGALVFGGHRLLPVGVRDAALALPGLVAHPSRPRDAWPAAAAGGLPGAVGYWAATVPPLAFAVAAVGVLLAVTGRRVGVARRRRMGLDPEARFARLRDLAPLLVAGPRPGRLVLGTVRAGGRSRLVATEDAARPLDAAVPWVLRRGARRLQSDRGAVLALGPTRCGKTAALAVPAILEWQGPLVAVSVKTDLLGATEARRQAVGEVRVFDPAGATGRDEGAVWSPLAVSGRLAGARRAARSVAASTDWNAAGSGDMAFWASAGEDLVGLLFWLAARSGLGMDSVVAWVTTQDKDTVLALSGVYATHLEPAVAAEGRQVDAALQAVWRADSRQLSSLYLVARQMIRPWQEPAVQASASGGVSVDLDWLLGSTPAAAGVDPVGAGPSGEWLPDLSPYDVTQAEPSAASGWIPDLSAYPRADPGPHGEATFTEADRGARTDGPAGSSGPEPAGQEPGGVAWNAAGSGRGSGTWTTGSSAYGSSAGLPDGAASAGPAAARRADHQAGSPEPAGGASRVAWPASRWHEPGTDAEGGPPRATRERAEPRRRPARRGRSGLAVALPAPARANSLYLCADLDDAERLAPVLGGLVDELLRDVYARVGRTGKPLDPPLLVVIDEAGNWPMRSLPARISTCAGMGVVLLLLYQSKAQIDAAYGPKADIVVSNAPTKVFFSGLSDRSSLDYAASLLGQEHVAARSVSADSSPGGGRAGTSEAPTRLELLPAPLLRQVAPGEALLVHRTLPPAHLRGRYWFRDPGLRRLASGEPPRVGWWSRATAGLRGAGSGSFAPPARLRAPASPVSGRSGRRSR, encoded by the coding sequence ATGGCCGGCCCGTCGCAGCCCGCCAGCGCGCTGAGCGTCGAGGGCCTGGTGCTGGCGGGCGCCGTGGCGACCGGGGCGTCGGCGGTCGCGGTGTGGGTGGGCGCGCAGCTGGGCGCGCTGGTCTTCGGTGGGCATCGTCTGCTGCCGGTCGGGGTGCGCGACGCGGCGCTGGCGTTGCCGGGGCTGGTGGCGCATCCGTCGCGGCCGCGGGACGCCTGGCCGGCGGCGGCCGCTGGCGGGCTGCCAGGGGCGGTGGGCTATTGGGCGGCGACGGTGCCGCCGCTGGCGTTCGCGGTCGCGGCCGTCGGGGTGCTGCTGGCGGTGACGGGCCGGCGGGTGGGGGTGGCGCGGCGGCGGCGGATGGGTCTGGACCCGGAGGCGCGGTTCGCGCGGCTGCGGGACCTTGCGCCGCTGCTGGTCGCCGGCCCGCGGCCGGGCCGGCTCGTGTTGGGCACGGTGCGGGCGGGCGGACGGTCGCGGCTGGTCGCGACGGAGGACGCCGCCCGGCCGTTGGACGCCGCGGTGCCGTGGGTGCTGCGTCGTGGCGCCCGCCGGCTGCAGTCGGACCGGGGCGCGGTGCTGGCGTTGGGCCCGACCCGGTGCGGGAAGACGGCGGCGCTCGCGGTCCCGGCGATTCTCGAGTGGCAGGGGCCGCTGGTCGCGGTGTCGGTGAAGACGGACCTGCTGGGCGCCACCGAGGCCCGCCGCCAGGCGGTCGGTGAGGTGCGGGTGTTCGACCCTGCTGGCGCGACCGGCCGGGACGAGGGCGCGGTGTGGTCGCCGCTGGCGGTGTCGGGCCGGCTGGCCGGGGCGCGGCGGGCGGCGCGGTCGGTCGCGGCCTCGACGGACTGGAACGCGGCCGGCTCGGGGGACATGGCGTTCTGGGCGTCCGCGGGGGAGGACCTCGTCGGTCTGCTGTTCTGGCTGGCCGCCCGCTCGGGCCTGGGCATGGACAGCGTCGTGGCCTGGGTGACCACGCAGGACAAGGACACCGTTCTCGCCCTGTCCGGCGTGTACGCGACGCACCTTGAACCGGCGGTCGCGGCGGAGGGACGGCAGGTCGACGCGGCGCTGCAGGCGGTGTGGCGGGCGGACAGCCGACAGCTGTCCTCGCTGTACCTGGTGGCCCGCCAGATGATCCGGCCCTGGCAGGAACCCGCTGTTCAGGCGAGCGCCTCTGGCGGGGTGTCGGTCGACCTCGACTGGCTGCTGGGCAGCACCCCGGCCGCGGCGGGGGTCGATCCGGTCGGTGCGGGGCCGAGCGGCGAGTGGCTTCCCGACCTGTCGCCGTACGACGTGACGCAGGCCGAGCCGAGTGCGGCCAGCGGATGGATTCCGGACCTTTCTGCTTACCCGCGGGCGGACCCTGGCCCTCACGGTGAGGCCACGTTCACCGAGGCCGATCGCGGCGCTCGGACGGACGGCCCGGCCGGCTCCAGTGGCCCCGAGCCGGCCGGCCAGGAGCCCGGCGGCGTGGCTTGGAATGCCGCGGGCTCGGGCCGGGGGAGTGGCACGTGGACGACCGGCTCGTCTGCGTACGGCTCGTCGGCCGGCTTGCCCGACGGCGCAGCGAGCGCGGGGCCGGCGGCTGCACGCCGAGCCGACCACCAGGCTGGCTCGCCCGAGCCGGCTGGTGGCGCGAGCCGCGTGGCCTGGCCCGCGAGCCGGTGGCACGAGCCAGGAACAGACGCCGAGGGCGGGCCGCCACGAGCCACACGGGAGCGCGCCGAGCCACGCCGGCGCCCGGCTCGGCGGGGCCGGTCTGGTCTGGCGGTGGCCCTGCCCGCGCCGGCTCGGGCGAACAGCCTGTACCTGTGCGCGGACCTGGATGACGCGGAACGGCTCGCGCCAGTACTCGGCGGGTTGGTCGACGAGCTGCTGCGCGACGTCTACGCCCGCGTCGGACGCACCGGGAAACCGTTGGACCCGCCGCTGCTGGTGGTGATCGACGAGGCGGGGAACTGGCCGATGCGCTCCCTGCCGGCGCGGATCTCGACCTGCGCGGGGATGGGTGTCGTCCTGCTGCTGCTTTACCAGTCGAAGGCCCAAATCGACGCGGCCTACGGGCCGAAGGCCGACATCGTGGTGTCGAACGCGCCGACGAAGGTGTTCTTTTCCGGCCTGTCCGACCGCTCGTCGCTGGACTACGCGGCGTCGCTGCTCGGCCAGGAGCATGTCGCCGCGCGCAGCGTGTCGGCGGACAGCAGCCCTGGCGGTGGCCGCGCCGGGACGTCGGAGGCGCCGACGCGTCTGGAGCTGCTGCCGGCGCCGCTGCTGCGCCAGGTCGCGCCGGGGGAGGCGCTGCTGGTCCATCGCACCCTGCCGCCTGCCCATCTGCGCGGCCGGTACTGGTTCCGGGACCCGGGCCTGCGGCGCCTGGCCAGCGGCGAGCCGCCGCGGGTCGGCTGGTGGAGCCGGGCGACCGCAGGCCTGCGCGGGGCCGGGTCCGGCTCGTTCGCGCCGCCGGCTCGGCTTCGAGCGCCGGCCTCGCCGGTCTCAGGTAGGTCCGGTAGGCGGTCGCGGTGA
- a CDS encoding site-specific integrase: protein MVSIGQDTRPVLAPAGARRGGSADLLGRFPPRSVAAGWETTALAREDLMDLLLAPPFTVVGNRSSRYRRRRGLEKFLDWLSQFPGGTWQQRWEASPAAEDGHLAWRPDAARWLIETGRGTMAPDELEPSLTAGVSQMIYGDALRPGLSWLLSCSVTFAWGLDIPRLRDPAGFAELRARAAASGLAQIGQANVVQSVAFLVVAKGGVVADITVGDCLELIETRPAVCNPAVGRSNRGTSFYQVLHGMGLFPAGAPTTLRMLNPRYHGQLSSAELIDQYALACQPVRDLLAGYLEERRPGLDYNTLRQIANHLGKLFWKDLETHNPGLDSLHLPPDVAAAWQQRLTTRPLPAPGDGAAPATTARLSATATLVVVRAFYADIAQWALEDPRWVPWAVPCPVRIDQRAVAKERQRVKSRMDQRTRERLPALPTLTATAARRLAGAQALLAAASAAEPGALFTAGEITLRRSKAKASSRVWATDPGATRRRRDLTGGNDKAFFTWAAIEVLRATGIRIEELTELSHHSLVQYRVPGTGELVPLLHIAPSKADIERLLVVSPELADVLAALIHRVRGTNGTVPLVEAYDPHQRDWQSPMPTLFQWRVGADPRPISIATIREWINDVLAGTGLTDAGGEPLRFAPHDLRRIFATDAIMNGMPPHICQLILGHKDINTTMGYKAVYPEEAINGHRAFIARRRETRPSLEYRTPTDQEWDEFLGHFERRRLELGDCGRAYGTSCIHEHSCIRCPMLRVDPAQRHRLVEIRDNLLARITEAQAQGWAGEVEGLKVSLAATNNKLAQLELAAARRAGGANLGIPAFRDVAAGTVTPGLGGKPS, encoded by the coding sequence ATGGTGAGCATCGGCCAGGACACCCGGCCCGTTCTGGCCCCGGCCGGGGCACGGCGGGGGGGCTCCGCGGATCTGCTCGGCCGGTTCCCGCCGCGGTCGGTGGCAGCCGGGTGGGAGACCACCGCGCTGGCCCGCGAGGACCTGATGGATCTGCTGCTCGCGCCGCCGTTCACGGTGGTCGGCAACCGGTCGTCGCGCTACAGACGCCGACGGGGGCTGGAGAAGTTCCTGGACTGGTTGTCGCAGTTCCCGGGCGGGACCTGGCAGCAGCGCTGGGAGGCCAGCCCCGCCGCCGAGGACGGGCACCTGGCCTGGCGGCCGGATGCCGCGCGGTGGCTCATCGAGACCGGCCGGGGCACGATGGCCCCGGACGAACTTGAGCCCAGCCTCACCGCCGGCGTCAGCCAGATGATCTACGGTGACGCGCTGCGGCCGGGCCTTTCCTGGCTGCTGTCGTGCTCGGTGACGTTCGCGTGGGGCCTGGATATCCCCCGGCTGCGCGACCCCGCGGGGTTCGCGGAACTGCGGGCGCGCGCGGCCGCCAGCGGCCTTGCCCAGATCGGGCAGGCCAACGTGGTCCAGTCGGTCGCGTTCCTGGTCGTGGCCAAAGGCGGCGTCGTCGCCGACATCACGGTCGGGGACTGTCTCGAGCTGATCGAGACCCGCCCCGCGGTCTGCAACCCGGCCGTGGGGCGCAGCAACAGAGGGACCAGCTTCTACCAGGTCCTCCACGGGATGGGGCTCTTCCCTGCCGGGGCGCCGACGACGCTGCGCATGCTCAACCCCCGCTACCACGGGCAGCTCTCATCCGCCGAGCTGATCGACCAGTACGCGCTGGCTTGTCAGCCGGTCCGCGATCTGCTGGCTGGCTACCTCGAGGAACGCCGCCCCGGCCTGGATTACAACACGCTGCGGCAGATCGCCAACCACCTCGGCAAGCTGTTCTGGAAGGATCTGGAGACCCACAACCCCGGCCTCGACTCGCTGCACCTGCCGCCCGATGTCGCCGCGGCCTGGCAGCAACGGCTGACGACCAGGCCACTGCCCGCGCCCGGCGACGGGGCTGCGCCGGCCACGACCGCCCGGCTCTCCGCCACGGCCACCCTGGTCGTGGTGCGTGCGTTCTACGCGGACATCGCCCAGTGGGCGCTCGAGGACCCCCGCTGGGTCCCCTGGGCCGTGCCCTGCCCGGTCCGCATCGACCAGCGGGCGGTGGCGAAGGAGAGACAGCGCGTCAAGTCACGGATGGACCAGCGCACCCGCGAGCGGCTCCCTGCCCTGCCGACCCTGACCGCCACCGCGGCCCGCCGGCTGGCAGGCGCCCAGGCGCTGCTCGCCGCGGCGTCGGCGGCCGAGCCCGGCGCGCTGTTCACCGCCGGTGAGATCACCTTGCGCCGCTCCAAGGCCAAGGCGTCGTCCCGGGTCTGGGCCACGGACCCGGGCGCCACCCGCCGCCGCCGCGACCTGACCGGCGGGAACGACAAGGCGTTCTTCACCTGGGCCGCCATCGAGGTCCTGCGCGCCACCGGCATCCGCATCGAGGAACTGACCGAGCTGTCCCACCACAGCCTGGTCCAGTACCGGGTCCCGGGCACCGGGGAACTGGTCCCCCTGCTGCACATCGCCCCGTCCAAAGCCGACATCGAGCGGCTGCTCGTCGTCTCGCCCGAACTCGCCGACGTGCTCGCCGCCCTCATCCACCGCGTCCGCGGCACCAACGGCACCGTCCCGCTCGTCGAGGCCTACGACCCCCACCAGCGCGACTGGCAATCGCCCATGCCCACGCTGTTCCAGTGGCGCGTCGGCGCCGACCCACGTCCGATCTCCATCGCCACCATCCGCGAATGGATCAATGATGTGCTAGCCGGCACCGGCCTGACCGACGCCGGGGGCGAACCGCTGCGGTTCGCCCCCCACGATCTCCGAAGGATCTTCGCCACTGACGCGATCATGAACGGGATGCCGCCGCATATCTGCCAGCTGATCCTGGGACACAAGGACATCAACACCACGATGGGCTACAAGGCCGTCTACCCCGAGGAAGCCATCAACGGCCACCGCGCCTTCATCGCCCGCCGCCGCGAGACGCGCCCCTCGCTCGAGTACCGCACCCCGACCGACCAGGAATGGGACGAGTTCCTCGGCCACTTCGAGCGCCGCCGCCTCGAACTCGGCGACTGCGGCCGCGCCTACGGCACCAGTTGCATTCACGAGCACAGCTGCATCCGCTGCCCGATGCTGCGCGTCGACCCCGCCCAGCGCCACCGCCTCGTCGAGATCCGCGACAACCTGCTCGCCCGCATCACCGAGGCCCAGGCCCAGGGCTGGGCCGGCGAGGTCGAGGGTCTCAAGGTCAGCCTCGCCGCCACCAACAACAAGCTCGCCCAACTCGAACTCGCCGCCGCCCGCCGCGCCGGCGGTGCCAACCTCGGCATACCCGCCTTCCGCGACGTCGCCGCCGGCACCGTCACTCCCGGCCTCGGAGGAAAGCCCTCATGA
- a CDS encoding site-specific integrase, with protein sequence MDGSVEGGGDLAGLQVPLVGALRATGSLFDPFELVDAAGERVGAVTEFLRELQGRGRAEGTQESYGRDLLRWFRFVWALEVPWAQATRIEARDFVRWLQVADKPRRPHWRTGAVPAPGAVAPGTANAVTGRRSPGVKYAASTVAHTETVAREFYDYHLHAGSGPVVNPFPLARPGRRAHAHHNPMEPFGRERAGLYRPRGARRVPKQIPDGMFDELFARLRSDRDRALLAFWVSTGARASELLGLTVADADPGCQTVRVVRKGSRAVQPLPASTDAFVWLRLYQARTAGLVPAGPDDPVWWTRRAPVRPLGYDAARAMFGRANGLLGANWTLHHLRHTASYRMARDPLMPLTDVQWVLGHAHLTTTQIYVNPTAEDVVEGVLAHHRRRAQGPLPPPPGTGGYRPESLEVLFGGRAW encoded by the coding sequence ATGGATGGATCAGTTGAGGGCGGCGGGGACCTGGCCGGGTTACAGGTCCCGCTGGTGGGGGCGTTGCGGGCGACGGGCTCGCTGTTCGACCCGTTCGAGTTGGTGGACGCAGCTGGCGAGCGGGTCGGCGCGGTCACGGAGTTCCTGCGGGAGTTGCAGGGGCGGGGCCGGGCGGAGGGCACGCAGGAGTCCTACGGGAGGGACCTGCTGCGCTGGTTCCGGTTCGTCTGGGCGCTGGAGGTGCCCTGGGCGCAGGCCACACGGATCGAGGCCCGGGACTTCGTGCGCTGGCTGCAGGTCGCGGATAAGCCGCGGCGGCCACACTGGCGGACTGGCGCCGTCCCCGCGCCGGGGGCGGTGGCTCCGGGGACGGCGAACGCGGTCACGGGCCGGCGTTCGCCCGGGGTGAAGTACGCGGCGTCGACTGTGGCGCACACCGAGACGGTGGCGCGGGAGTTCTATGACTACCACCTGCACGCCGGCTCCGGGCCGGTCGTGAACCCGTTCCCGCTGGCCCGGCCCGGCCGGCGGGCGCACGCGCATCACAACCCGATGGAGCCGTTCGGCCGGGAGCGGGCGGGGCTCTACCGGCCGCGGGGGGCGCGGCGGGTGCCCAAGCAGATCCCGGACGGGATGTTCGACGAGTTGTTCGCCCGGCTGCGTTCGGACCGGGACCGGGCGCTGCTGGCGTTCTGGGTGTCGACCGGGGCGCGCGCTTCGGAGCTGCTCGGCCTGACGGTCGCGGATGCGGATCCGGGGTGCCAGACGGTGCGGGTGGTGCGCAAGGGCAGCCGGGCGGTCCAGCCGCTGCCGGCGTCGACGGATGCGTTCGTGTGGCTGCGGCTCTATCAGGCCCGGACCGCGGGCCTGGTGCCGGCCGGGCCGGATGACCCGGTGTGGTGGACGCGGCGTGCGCCGGTGCGCCCGCTGGGATACGACGCGGCGCGGGCGATGTTCGGCCGGGCGAATGGCCTGCTGGGCGCGAACTGGACCTTGCATCATCTTCGGCACACGGCGTCCTACCGGATGGCCCGGGACCCGCTGATGCCGCTGACCGACGTGCAGTGGGTTCTCGGCCACGCGCACCTGACGACCACGCAGATCTACGTGAACCCGACGGCGGAAGACGTGGTCGAAGGGGTGCTGGCGCACCATCGCCGCCGGGCGCAGGGGCCGCTACCTCCGCCGCCCGGAACGGGGGGCTACCGGCCTGAGAGCCTTGAGGTGCTGTTCGGCGGCCGGGCATGGTGA